A part of Gossypium hirsutum isolate 1008001.06 chromosome A07, Gossypium_hirsutum_v2.1, whole genome shotgun sequence genomic DNA contains:
- the LOC107894684 gene encoding uncharacterized protein, with product MTNLEDLIGGQVALAQKSGTPVKNHMLKLMGFFKEVEDNEVELDVNTQNKIVFKSLTKEFPGFKVTYNLGNKTLTLTQLMKELKFFELMLNDGKLVQEKLEANLVMGPSSSKRKQKAKGKKKSTKSSVPPHMDRKKTKKLKDPKKNDYFFYNRKGHFGLIK from the coding sequence ATGACAAATTTGGAGGATTTGATCGGAGGTCAAGTTGCATTGGCTCAAAAATCTGGCACTCCGGTCAAAAAccatatgcttaagcttatgggATTCTTTAAGGAAGTGGAGGACAATGAGGTTGAACTAGATGTGAACACTCAAAATAaaatagtgttcaaatccttaaCTAAGGAATTTCCTGGTTTTAAGGTCACTTACAACTTGGGGAATAAGACGCTTACCTTGACTCAACTTATGaaggaattaaaattttttgagttgatgttgaatgatgGTAAGTTGGTTCAGGAGAAACTTGAAGCAAACTTAGTTATGGGTCCCTCGTCCTCTAAAAGGAAGCAAAAagctaagggaaagaagaaaTCGACTAAGTCTTCAGTTCCACCTCATATGGATAGGAAGAAGACTAAGAAGTTAAAAGATCCTAAAAAGAATGACTACTTTTTCTACAACaggaaagggcattttggtttgataaagtag